Part of the Candidatus Vogelbacteria bacterium genome, CAACTTATGCCCACATACCGCTCATTTTGGCTCCAGATCGATCCAAGTTGTCAAAAAGACATGGCGCCGTAGCTGTGACCTCCTATCGCACAGAAGGCTACTTACCAGAAGCCTTTATCAACTTTATGGCCCTACTTGGCTGGTCACCTCAGGCTAGTACTAGCACCACCGAAGGTACTAATGAAGAAATTTTTAAATTAGATGAACTAGTAAAACGATTTGATATAGCCGCTATTCAAAAAAGTGGTGCTGTTTTTAATATTGAAAAATTACAATGGCTAAATAGGGAGTATTTAAAACTAAAACCGGCCGCTGAAATGCAAACAGCTATCAAACAATATCTACCAATCGGTCGACTGACTGAAGCCCAAATAGGCATCATTAGTAAGATACTACTAGATCGGATCTCAACTATTCACGAAGTAGAACATATTTGGTCTAGTGGTGAATTTGATTTTCTCTTAACAACACCCCAACCAAGCAAAGAACTTCTAAAGACCACGGAACACCTAACTGGACTGATAGAACTTTTGCAGACTACCGTAGAAAATAATTTCACTGCCGAAAATATTAAAACAATCGTTTGGGATTTTGCCACCGAGAAGGGGAGGGGTAATGTTTTATGGCCAATGCGAGTCGCCTTAACGGGTCAAGAAAAGTCACCAGACCCTTTTACTGTTGCTGAACTGTTAGGTAAAGATGAAACAATCAGCCGTCTAACTTATGCCAACCAACAATAAAGAAATTACTAACGAATCAATAGAACAACATTATGATACTGAAGCGCCTATTTACGATTCTCTCGTTTCTTTTCTGGAAGTTTGGTTTTTAACTCCTTTGCGGAAAAAATTAATCAGCCAAGCCCAAGGCAAAACTCTGGAAGTAGCGGTTGGGACTGGTATAAATTTTAGCCACTATTCTAGTGGTGTTAATTTAGTTGGGATTGATTTAAGTCAGAATATGTTGAAATTGTCTTACAATCGATCCAAAAAACTAGGCTTGGATATTGATTTACAAAAAATGAATAGTGAGAAGTTACTGTTCGCTGACCACACTTTTGATACAGTGGTATCCACCCTGGCTATGTGCACTTTCGCTGACCCGATTAAAGCTTTGACGGAAATGGCTCGGGTTTTAAAGCCAGCTGGTCACATCTTACTATTAGAGCATGGTTTAAGTAATTTGAAACCAATAGCTTGGTTTCAAAGACTACGAGCCCCCAAACATCTCCAAAAATACCAATGCCATCTCAATAGGGACCACCTAGCCACTATTAAACAAGCCGGTTTCACAAATTTTAAATCAACCAAATACTTTTTCGGGATTATTTACTTGATAGATATCACCCCATAAACAGACAAAATAAGTCTTCCAGTGTACAATAAGACTAAATGTTTAATTATCGGCGTTCATTTTGGTCTACCATTGTAACCATTTTAACTTTGGTTATTTTTTTGAACCCCCATCTGGCCGAAGCCGATCGGGTATCAGACCTGCAAAACCAGATTTCTAATCAGACTAGTGAAATTCAAAAACTTGAGGCGGAGATAATGAAATATCAAGCCCAGGTTATTTCAACCAACAAGCAAGCCACCACTCTTCAGGGAACCGTCAAACAACTAGAAGCCACCACTAAAAAACTAGACGCCGATAGCGCCCTAACGACAAAAAAAATCTCCTCCACTGAGTTACAAATAGAAAAATTAGAACTGGAAATCCAAGCCAGCGCCAAGGGAATTGGTAGTAATAGGGAAGTCATTGCCGAAACTCTTCGTCGCTTAAAACAAGAAGAAGGGGATACAACACCGCTGACTGCCCTACTACAATGGAAGACAACTGGGGATTTTTGGAATAGTCTAGCGTCACTCTCCTCTCTATCCACCAAACTTAAAGATAAGGTTGAGGACCTACGGGATATAAAAACTGAACAGGAAGAAAGAAAAAAACAAGCCGAAAAAGCGAAAGCGGATTTAATTATTTTAAAAAGTAAATTGGTTGATCAAAAAAAGATTGCTGATGCTAACCGTAAGAGTACAGCGAGTCTCCTAGCCGAAACCAAAAACCAAGAGGCTAACTACCGCGCTTTGGTTGCCCAAAAACTACAACGAAAACAACAAGTTGAAGCTGAGATTCGTCAGGCCGAGGAAGCTATCAAGATAACCATCAACCCAAGCAGTGTCCCCAAAACCGGCTCAGGCATCTTACGTTGGCCATTTGATAAGGTGGTAATTACTCAATACTTTGGCAACACTCCCTTTGCCACAGCCAATGCTCAGGTCTA contains:
- a CDS encoding glutamate--tRNA ligase, coding for MPNSQPVITRIAPSPTGFLHIGTARAALFNYLFAKKHGGQFILRIDDTDKERSTQEFSDNIVASLDWLNLTYDNIYRQSERSILYREKLEELISQDKAYISKEAVLKEGDRDEVIRFRNPGTIVTFEDLVHGPITFDTTELGDFVIAKDLDNPLYHFASVVDDIDLNISHVIRGEDHISNTPRQILMLEALGGTRPTYAHIPLILAPDRSKLSKRHGAVAVTSYRTEGYLPEAFINFMALLGWSPQASTSTTEGTNEEIFKLDELVKRFDIAAIQKSGAVFNIEKLQWLNREYLKLKPAAEMQTAIKQYLPIGRLTEAQIGIISKILLDRISTIHEVEHIWSSGEFDFLLTTPQPSKELLKTTEHLTGLIELLQTTVENNFTAENIKTIVWDFATEKGRGNVLWPMRVALTGQEKSPDPFTVAELLGKDETISRLTYANQQ
- a CDS encoding peptidoglycan DD-metalloendopeptidase family protein is translated as MFNYRRSFWSTIVTILTLVIFLNPHLAEADRVSDLQNQISNQTSEIQKLEAEIMKYQAQVISTNKQATTLQGTVKQLEATTKKLDADSALTTKKISSTELQIEKLELEIQASAKGIGSNREVIAETLRRLKQEEGDTTPLTALLQWKTTGDFWNSLASLSSLSTKLKDKVEDLRDIKTEQEERKKQAEKAKADLIILKSKLVDQKKIADANRKSTASLLAETKNQEANYRALVAQKLQRKQQVEAEIRQAEEAIKITINPSSVPKTGSGILRWPFDKVVITQYFGNTPFATANAQVYKGNGHNAIDLGAPVGTPIKAPLSGVVTGAGDTDLVCKGASYGRWIMIKHNNGLATIYAHLSLIKVVEGQSVNTGDIIGYSGATGYVTGPHLHFSVLASAGVSVGFVKSKVPGCGTYRIPLSPPSAYLNPLSYL
- a CDS encoding class I SAM-dependent methyltransferase; the encoded protein is MPTNNKEITNESIEQHYDTEAPIYDSLVSFLEVWFLTPLRKKLISQAQGKTLEVAVGTGINFSHYSSGVNLVGIDLSQNMLKLSYNRSKKLGLDIDLQKMNSEKLLFADHTFDTVVSTLAMCTFADPIKALTEMARVLKPAGHILLLEHGLSNLKPIAWFQRLRAPKHLQKYQCHLNRDHLATIKQAGFTNFKSTKYFFGIIYLIDITP